One Methylosarcina fibrata AML-C10 DNA segment encodes these proteins:
- a CDS encoding DUF3540 domain-containing protein → MFLEFEPNQSGGGESKDAETYHGPINKNEAPAPYLGPATVCSLLHQDKAIDIRLPDGLFMKAIVAVAGFYRPQMGDTVLVICQENTRVYVIGVLSGSGLNTWTVPGDLVIHAPEGNIQIECAGAMKLKSKQKLDIISPRLALRATRLELSARRMVQKLDDAYLWVKDLFQLKSRSCRTVTEENFLVKAKRARLKSDGDFNINGKNIHLG, encoded by the coding sequence ATGTTTCTCGAATTTGAGCCAAACCAATCTGGAGGGGGCGAATCTAAGGATGCTGAAACATACCATGGACCGATAAATAAAAACGAAGCCCCGGCGCCCTATCTTGGGCCGGCAACGGTTTGCAGTTTATTGCATCAGGACAAGGCAATCGACATCCGCCTGCCAGACGGGTTGTTTATGAAAGCCATCGTCGCGGTGGCGGGTTTCTACCGTCCGCAAATGGGCGATACTGTACTGGTTATCTGCCAGGAAAACACACGGGTGTATGTGATCGGCGTGTTAAGCGGGTCCGGCTTAAACACCTGGACTGTTCCGGGTGATTTGGTCATACATGCACCGGAAGGAAATATCCAAATAGAATGTGCAGGCGCGATGAAGCTTAAAAGTAAACAAAAGCTGGACATTATTTCCCCGCGCTTGGCCTTGCGGGCAACCCGGCTGGAACTGTCAGCAAGACGGATGGTGCAAAAACTGGATGATGCCTATTTGTGGGTTAAGGATTTATTCCAGCTTAAAAGCCGCAGTTGCCGTACCGTGACAGAGGAAAATTTTTTGGTAAAAGCAAAACGGGCACGGTTGAAGTCGGATGGGGATTTTAATATCAATGGTAAAAATATACATTTAGGATGA
- a CDS encoding DUF4150 domain-containing protein, with product MPSSSRNNGQGQCMTTGPIDFCKTPTPGGPQPLPYPNIGMTSDGSGSSKVKVKGKEVLRKNDELSKSTGDEPGNAGGGAKSNRFKGIVKFKQGSSKVKVQGKCWAYHGVMMEHNNGNTVGLHSTPCG from the coding sequence ATGCCTTCTTCTTCGAGAAATAATGGTCAAGGTCAATGTATGACCACAGGCCCGATAGATTTCTGTAAAACCCCAACGCCGGGCGGACCACAACCCTTGCCCTATCCAAATATTGGCATGACAAGCGATGGGAGCGGTTCTTCAAAGGTTAAGGTTAAGGGCAAGGAAGTATTGCGTAAAAACGATGAATTGAGCAAATCCACAGGAGACGAACCTGGAAATGCGGGAGGCGGAGCGAAATCAAATCGCTTTAAAGGAATAGTCAAATTTAAACAGGGGTCGTCCAAAGTCAAGGTTCAAGGGAAATGCTGGGCTTACCATGGTGTGATGATGGAGCATAATAACGGTAATACTGTTGGGCTTCATAGCACTCCATGTGGGTAA
- a CDS encoding SMI1/KNR4 family protein yields MNKKKIRDYLIDYLENEEVIKFELAPTDKYSNGLPELWKDIMTSKNPVEETFSKLWLPFIDLLPETIKGLRHKLREIGLLETKEYPFSLIYVYEENGEPVFSRGYPVCSIDRDDAKLLPSDFLKLYKIHNGWTDLNGFMGFLPVEDWFDLNDYYDGEYSDILPGIRLKDFLIICESGSNEYLGFDLSKKPPVGLFCAVGDPVEVVPDVVRALDKWMAIEFDDLS; encoded by the coding sequence ATGAACAAAAAAAAAATTAGAGATTATTTGATAGACTATCTCGAAAATGAAGAAGTTATTAAATTTGAATTAGCTCCGACAGACAAATATTCTAATGGTTTACCTGAGCTGTGGAAAGATATTATGACTTCGAAAAATCCAGTCGAAGAAACTTTTTCTAAGTTATGGTTGCCTTTTATTGATTTATTGCCGGAAACAATCAAGGGGTTAAGACATAAATTACGCGAAATAGGGTTGTTAGAAACAAAAGAATATCCTTTTTCGCTTATTTATGTGTATGAAGAAAATGGCGAACCGGTATTTTCACGCGGATATCCAGTTTGTTCTATCGATAGGGATGATGCGAAATTATTACCTTCAGATTTTCTTAAACTTTATAAAATTCACAACGGATGGACTGACTTAAATGGCTTCATGGGTTTTTTACCAGTTGAAGACTGGTTTGATTTAAATGATTATTACGATGGTGAATATTCGGATATTTTGCCGGGTATTCGCCTAAAAGATTTTTTGATTATATGCGAATCGGGCAGCAATGAATACCTGGGCTTTGACCTTTCCAAGAAACCACCCGTGGGACTATTTTGTGCAGTTGGTGATCCGGTAGAAGTTGTCCCAGATGTTGTGAGAGCACTCGACAAGTGGATGGCGATAGAATTCGATGATTTAAGTTAA
- a CDS encoding PP2C family protein-serine/threonine phosphatase: MNNITFALGTHTGLVRELNEDSYLAAPEVGLWAIADGMGGHEAGEVASRIAVQEILHGVKSGMSLSKAVDSAHYAIQQAAAQGEGGRNMGSTIVAVQFHDCDYEIVWVGDSRAYLWNGNLTQLTKDHSYVQSLLDAGLIDKDQIPGHPYRNVISQALGTGGPDDEDIEPELVSGRLGPSETLLLCSDGLTGAVADREIAAILAESEDNQIKVNRLIQAALTAGGRDNITVVVISLDAPAG, from the coding sequence ATGAACAACATCACTTTCGCCCTCGGCACCCATACCGGTCTGGTTCGGGAGTTGAACGAGGACAGTTATCTTGCCGCGCCCGAGGTTGGCTTATGGGCGATAGCCGACGGCATGGGCGGACATGAAGCCGGAGAGGTAGCCAGCCGGATTGCCGTGCAGGAAATTTTGCATGGCGTTAAAAGCGGCATGTCCTTGAGCAAGGCGGTCGACTCGGCGCATTACGCGATCCAGCAAGCGGCGGCGCAAGGCGAAGGCGGCAGGAACATGGGCTCCACCATTGTCGCGGTACAGTTTCATGATTGCGATTACGAAATTGTCTGGGTGGGCGACAGCCGGGCTTATTTATGGAACGGCAATCTCACCCAGCTCACCAAGGATCATTCCTACGTGCAATCGCTGCTGGATGCGGGATTGATCGATAAGGATCAGATTCCGGGACATCCCTACCGAAACGTCATCTCCCAGGCTTTGGGCACCGGCGGCCCCGATGATGAAGACATCGAGCCCGAACTCGTGAGCGGCCGATTAGGCCCATCCGAGACCCTGCTGCTGTGTTCGGACGGGCTGACCGGCGCCGTCGCGGATCGGGAAATCGCCGCCATCCTGGCCGAAAGCGAAGACAATCAAATCAAAGTGAACCGTCTTATTCAGGCAGCTCTGACGGCCGGAGGCAGAGACAATATCACCGTCGTGGTCATCAGTCTTGATGCTCCAGCGGGTTAG